From one Bacillota bacterium genomic stretch:
- a CDS encoding radical SAM protein, with amino-acid sequence MIFVTRKDGSVAGMDVFNRRYSVGFSKSDVKTNLKEQGVMFKSYREYLEYIKSIDYIQTIYYNLTHVCGLSCPYCYAPKDGKFVTLSMNRQITDRLVELSVRNIVLVGGEPFNHPDLRKIIQRLHSVGLQSISILTNGIAISDDLLCLIDELDIEIQISLDGYNEETNAQTRGEGNFARVMNTISRLEAIGAEFSVMNTLTANNIAHAKCFVDFFNSREINFGFFVVKKVKDELRPKIEHLLALYHYLLSLGYSAANVFDCVKSSEQMKLQETGFPITHCGAGITDFVLTPNADVYPCLKMLDDDKQVICNLLDNDSIDRIKRNRDKAICSDLVDNLPRCAKCKIRYICGGSCRADQSFISNNHHSYSQCQLQKANIKFFLENTGK; translated from the coding sequence GTGATTTTCGTCACGAGAAAAGATGGTAGTGTGGCTGGAATGGATGTATTTAACAGGCGCTATTCTGTGGGATTTTCTAAATCGGATGTAAAAACGAACCTGAAAGAACAAGGAGTCATGTTCAAATCATACAGGGAATACCTTGAGTATATCAAAAGCATCGACTACATTCAGACGATATACTACAACTTAACCCACGTTTGCGGATTGTCATGTCCTTACTGTTATGCACCTAAGGATGGTAAATTTGTGACCTTATCGATGAACAGGCAAATTACAGACAGGCTTGTTGAGTTAAGCGTACGGAATATTGTCTTAGTTGGCGGAGAGCCCTTTAATCATCCAGATCTGCGTAAAATAATACAAAGGCTGCACAGTGTCGGCCTGCAATCTATATCTATACTAACTAATGGTATAGCAATAAGTGACGATTTGCTTTGTCTTATTGATGAACTCGACATCGAAATACAGATTTCACTTGACGGCTACAACGAAGAGACAAATGCTCAGACTCGTGGAGAAGGAAACTTTGCTCGCGTTATGAACACTATCTCCAGGTTAGAAGCGATTGGGGCTGAGTTTTCGGTCATGAATACGCTCACTGCCAACAATATTGCACATGCGAAATGTTTTGTGGATTTTTTCAACAGTAGAGAAATTAACTTTGGTTTTTTCGTCGTTAAAAAAGTTAAGGACGAGTTGCGTCCCAAAATAGAACACTTGCTAGCCCTGTACCACTATCTCTTGTCATTGGGATATAGCGCCGCTAATGTGTTTGATTGCGTAAAGTCCTCTGAGCAGATGAAGCTCCAAGAGACAGGTTTTCCGATAACTCATTGTGGTGCAGGCATTACTGACTTTGTCCTCACGCCAAATGCCGACGTGTATCCTTGTCTTAAAATGCTTGATGACGACAAGCAGGTAATATGTAATTTGCTTGACAATGACAGTATAGATAGAATTAAACGGAATCGAGACAAGGCAATATGCAGTGATTTAGTAGATAATTTGCCGCGTTGCGCGAAGTGCAAAATTAGGTATATCTGTGGGGGTAGTTGCAGGGCCGATCAGTCGTTTATTTCTAACAATCACCATTCCTATTCACAATGCCAGTTGCAGAAAGCAAACATAAAGTTTTTCTTGGAGAACACGGGGAAATGA